TACTTATATCGAACAGAATTTGAAGTCCGAGTTGTCTGGTAATGTCATTGACTTGTGTCCTGTTGGAGCTTTGACTTCAAAACCATATGCTTTCAAGGCTAGACCTTGggaattgaagaagactgAGACCATTGATGTGTTTGATGCTCTTGGAAGTAATATTCGGGTCGACTCCAGAGGTACTGCTGTCATGAGAGTTCTCCCTCGATTGAATGATGATATTAATGAAGAATGGATCAGTGATAAGACGAGATTTGCTGTCGATGGTCTTAACACTCAGAGATTGACCAAGCCTCTGATAAAGGTTGGTGATGCTTTCCAAGATGCTACTTGGGAAGATGTTTTGGTGACTATCCAAGAAAAGGTCAAGGCTCTTAATATCAAGGGAGACGAGTTCAAGGCCATTGCTGGTGATCTTGTTGATGTCGAGTCTTTAGTGGCTCTTAAGGATCTTACCAACAAACTGGGTTCTGAAAACCTTGCTCTTGACCACAAGGGCGGTAACTTACCACCTGCTCACGGTGTCGATATCCGAAGTAACTACCTGTTCAACTCAAGCATCCGTGGTATTGACCAAGCCGATGTTATTCTGTTAGTTGGTACCAATCCTCGTCATGAAGCCGCTGTTCTTAATGCCCGTATTAGAAAGCAGTTCCTTAACTCGGAGGTTGAAATCGGTCTTATTGGTGAGGAGTTCGATTCGACCTTCTGGGTGGAGAATTTCGGTAACGATCATGCTTCGCTTGTCAAGGCTCTTGAAGGTGAGTTTGGAAAGAAGCTTGCCAACGCCAAGAACCCTCTTATCATCACTGGTAgtggtgttgttgagaacAGTGATGCCAGTGCTATTTTCAAGACCATTGGTGACTTCGTCGTCAAGCACAAGAACAACTTCTTGACTGAAAACTGGAACGGATACAATTTATTGCACCGTGCTGCTTCTCGTGCCGGAGCTTATGAAGTTGGATTCGCTCCTCCTTCTGCCGAAATCGCCAAAGTCACTCCCAAGGTTGTATACCTGCTAGGAGCCGATGAGGTGCAAGCTCAAGATATTCCTAAAGATGCATTTGTCATCTACCAAGGACACCACGGAGATGTTGGAGCTTCGTTTGCCGACGTTATCCTGCCAGGTGCCGCATACACCGAGAAATCGGCCACTTATGTCAACACCGAGGGTCGTGCCCAGACCACTCGTGCCGCCGTTGCTCCACCCGGCGCTGCTCGTGAAGACTGGAAGATCATTCGTGCCGTTGCCGACGTGCTAGACGTGGAACTGCCCTACGACGACATCGAGCAAATCCGGTCTCGTGTGGCCGACATCGCTCCCAACCTTGTATACTACGACGTTGTTGAGCCCTCGTCACTAGCCGAGGTCGGTGTCAAAGTCCAACTGGTGGACAACAACCACTCCgccactgccactggtgCCCCACTGACCAAAGTCATCGACAACTTCTACTTCACAGACGCCATCTCCAGGAGCTCGCCAACCATGGCCAAGAGCTCGGTCGCATTCAATAACTAAAccctccccctcctccaaAACTCTTAGCATGATCTGTTGATTATATTCATAATAAAAATGATTTTTAGACCTCTCTGGCGGGGTCCTGTCACCTCCGgaggctggggctccgccccagaccccgctgctcctctcgctacgctcgagtcgttgcgtgaACGGTCCCAggaactcctgcgaagcaggagctacggggtctggggcggagccccagccgccggaggcatgtcaCGCTTAAGTTCATGTCGCttattcaaaaaatatGTACAAAATTTACAGTTTGGCTCTTAAATTACATTACTGCTTTTGCATCAACGCAGCG
The Sugiyamaella lignohabitans strain CBS 10342 chromosome A, complete sequence genome window above contains:
- a CDS encoding NADH:ubiquinone oxidoreductase 78kD subunit (Neurospora crassa e-Compendium ncu01765.3); protein product: MLSRVRLLGGRTGVSSSGIAGAGARRLLSSTAVRRAQVELTIDGKKVSIEAGSALIQACEKAGVTVPRYCYHEKLAIAGNCRMCLVDVERAPKPVASCAFPVAPGMVVRTDTERVKKAREGVTEMILANHPLDCPVCDQGGECDLQDQSLRYGSDRGRFKEIAGKRATEDKDIGPLVKTSMNRCIQCTRCIRFANDVAGAPELGSSGRGNEMQIGTYIEQNLKSELSGNVIDLCPVGALTSKPYAFKARPWELKKTETIDVFDALGSNIRVDSRGTAVMRVLPRLNDDINEEWISDKTRFAVDGLNTQRLTKPLIKVGDAFQDATWEDVLVTIQEKVKALNIKGDEFKAIAGDLVDVESLVALKDLTNKLGSENLALDHKGGNLPPAHGVDIRSNYLFNSSIRGIDQADVILLVGTNPRHEAAVLNARIRKQFLNSEVEIGLIGEEFDSTFWVENFGNDHASLVKALEGEFGKKLANAKNPLIITGSGVVENSDASAIFKTIGDFVVKHKNNFLTENWNGYNLLHRAASRAGAYEVGFAPPSAEIAKVTPKVVYLLGADEVQAQDIPKDAFVIYQGHHGDVGASFADVILPGAAYTEKSATYVNTEGRAQTTRAAVAPPGAAREDWKIIRAVADVLDVELPYDDIEQIRSRVADIAPNLVYYDVVEPSSLAEVGVKVQLVDNNHSATATGAPLTKVIDNFYFTDAISRSSPTMAKSSVAFNN